One Gordonia pseudamarae genomic window, TTCGCCGTCGGCATCCCGTTCGTCAACGCCTGGTACGACCCGTCCAGACGTGGTTTCGCGACCGGCGTTTTCGGTGCGGGCATGGGGGGCACCGCACTGTCGGCGTTCTTCACCCCGCGCTTCGTCGACTGGTTCGGTTACTTCACCACCCACGTCATCATCGCCGTCGTACTCGTCGTGGTGGCCGTGATCTGCCGGGCATTCATGCGTGATTCACCCCGCTGGGCACCCAACCACGACCCGGTGCTGCCGAAATTGGTCGGCGCCGCGAAACTGCCCATCACTTGGGAGATGGGTTTCCTGTACGCGGCGGCGTTCGGCGGATTCGTCGCCTTCTCCACCTATCTGCCCACCTACCTCAACGACGTCTACTCCATCGACACCCAGGGCGCCGGCACCCGCACCGCCGGATTCGCCATCGCAGCCGTGATCGCCCGCCCCGCCGGCGGTGTGCTCGCCGACAGATACGGCCCCCGCCTGATCACCTTCATTTCGTGTGCGGGCGCCGCGGTTCTGGCGATTTGGATGCTCACCAAGCCACCCCTGGAGATTCCCGCCGGCATCGACTTCGTGCTGATGGCGCTGTTCATGGGCCTGGGATCCGGCTCGGTGTTCACCTGGGTCGCCCAGGTCGCCCCGCCCGAACGCGTCGGATCGGTCACCGGAATCGTCGGCGCCGCCGGCGGGCTTGGCGGCTTCTTCCCGCCGATGGTCATGGGCGCCACCTACGACGCCGACGCCCACAGCTACACCCTCGGCCTGGCGCTCCTGTCTGCCTTCGCCGTGGCCGCAGCCCTGACCACCGCCTTCGTCATCCGTAAGCAAGACCGCACCTGAGGAAAATCGCCGAGGAGCCCGCCGCGATCAGCTCGACGAGTCGAAAATGTGGCTCGGGCCATCTCAGCGCGGCAACAGAACAATCGCGACGCCGAGCGACGGCGCGCGGGACAGTCGCGCGTCGGCGGTGATCAGCTCGGCATCCAGTAATTGCGCCGTCGCCATGTAGAACGCATCGGAGGTTCGCAGAGATTTCCGCAATCTCCGCGAATCGGGAAATCTGAACGCTCTGAGCGCGGCATAGCGGCACCGTCCACAACGCCGCGACGGCACGCTCGGCTTCTGCGGAACTGATCTGCGCGGTACGTTCGAGCCGCCATATCGGGGAGCTGACTTCCATGTCGATCACCGGCGGCGCCCACAGCTCGCCTGCGGACATCGCGGTAAGGGCCGCGTCCTGCCGATCCGATGGGAGAACGGAGTCGATCAGGGCGCTCGCGTCGACAACCCGCCTCATGGCTCGGTGTCGTACTCCTCGCGGACCGTGTCGAGCGCACCGATAGTGTTGATAGGTCGCCGGGTCCATCGCCCCGGACGCCGGCCGCCCAGTCGGCGAACAATGGGCGACGGGACTTGACCCCGGAAAAGTGGACACGGTTAGCTTGATTGCTGACTTGCCAATGACCTGATCTCGAAGTCGATGGGCGAGATCATGCCCAACGCCGCGTGCCTCCTGCCATGGTTGTAGAATCGGATGTACTTGTCAAGTCCCGCAGTGAGATTCGCGTAGGTAGTGAACGCGTGGCGCTTGTAGTACTCGTGCTTGACGGTCGACCACAGCGATTCGGCACCGGCTTTGTCCCAGCAGATCCCCGTTGCCCCCATTGAGCGCCGCAAGCGGTGCTTGCCGCAGACCGCGGCCATGTCGTAGCCGGTGTACTGGCTGCCCCGGTCCGAATGCAGGATGGTGCCGGCCACCGACCCGCCACGGGTGAACACCGCAGCGTCCACGGCGGCCTCGACCAACTCGGTTCGCATGTGATCAGCCAGCGACCAGCCCAGTACCCGACGTGAGTGTTTGTAAACGACCGACGCGTCCTGGACATGCTGACATCCTCCCAGCAGGACCCTTCGCCCCGCTATCTCAGGTGTCCACTCAAACCGGGGAGGTTCAGGTGTTAGATTCTGTCTGCGGGCAGGATCGTGAAGCTGTCGAATCCCGAAGTCAACGGAACGATCGCCCTAAAGTCACGCTGATCCAAGGTGAAGATGCGGTTGGTGCCGAAATTGTCGGCGATCACCACGCCCACCGCATCCGCCAGATCCAGCCTCAAGTCCGCGTATCGCTGTCGAACGCGCGCCGCCGCGGTGAGGTCGTCGTTCGAGACGGCGGCAAGCACGTAGTCGCCGTCGGCGATCCTGTCGGTGAGGGACTCAACAGCAAGTACCGCGGCCCGGTACCCCACATCACGGTGAACGAGGTGATCAAGTTCGGCAAGAACGAATGGCGAGATCACCATCCGCTCCGCGGCCATCACCTCCTGAGCACGCACGTGTTCGTCCTGGTCAGCGTCGAAGTGCGCGAAGAGCGCCGACGTATCGGCGATGACGATCATCGACGCGCGGCACGCTCGGCGATCTGCCCGACCAAATCCTCCCGCAGCTCGTCGACAGTCCGACTACGTCCGCTCCGGAAGACCGGAAACGGTTTCGCCTGCCGGGGCCGACGACTCTCGTCGAGCAGCTTGGTCACTCCTCTGCGGATGAGTTCGGCCTTGCTGACGCCCTCAGCCTTCGCCTCGGCCTCCAGCCTCTGGTCGAGTTCTTCCGGCAGGTACACCGTGGTCTTGTGCATGCCATATATGGTACCTGCTGTTGCCGGGCCAGTGGTCTTCTCCGCATCCGGCGACGACACACGGCCCATACTTTGCAGACAGTACGGCGAGCTCAGTGCGGGAGCACGACGATCGGGATGACGAGCGAGGGAGCGCGGGACAGCCGCGCATCGGCGGTGATCAGCTCGGCATGCAGTAGCTGTGCCGTCGCCACATAGAACGCATCGGAGACTCGCAGGGATTTCCGCAATCTCCATGCCGCACGGGATATCTGCCCGTTCTGCGCACGACGCAACGGCACCGTCCACAGCGCCGCGACGGCACGCTCAGCTTCGCCGGAACTGATCTGCGCGGTGCGTTCAAGCCGCCATATCGCGGAGCTGACCTCCATGTCGATGACCGCCGGCGCCCATAGCTCACGTCCCGACATTGCGGCGAGGGCTGCGTCCTGGCGATCCGATGGGAGAAGTGAGTCGATCAGGGCGCTCGCGTCGACAACCCGCCTCATGTTTGAGCGTCGGCGGCGTCGTACTCCTCGCGAACCGCGTCGAGTGCACCGACAGTGTCGATGGGCCGCCGTGGTCCGTCGCCCCGGATGGCGTCGGCCCAGTCATCGAACAGCGGCCGGCTCAGATCGTCACGCAACAGTCTGGTGACGTACTCGGACATCGACATATCCAGCCGCGCCGACCGCTCACTGAGCAGCGCGTGCAACTCGTCCGGGAGGTTCCGAATCTGAAGGGTGCTCACTACATGAGACTATCATGCTACTTTCATGCATCAGGTTTCGGCACTATGCTGAGTCATCTCTTTCTCCCCTGTTGTTCAGTTGCTCGGCCGCGATACAAGGTGCCATCATCTCGTTGACGGTGTGGATCGCGGCGGTTCGCTTGACCGACGGATACTTCTACCTCACCCACTGCCGCTTGGTCGACGCGCAACGTCTGGTGCGTACGTACGTCTTCTCCGGTAGGGTCGGACTTGTTGTCGCACTGCTTGATTCTCACCAGATCACAGGCGATTCGCACCAGGAGGGCATGACTCCGCAGCTCGTCGGCCGATTCGTTGATGGGGACGGCATCCTGATCCCCGAGGTCCGGAACGTTAGCGGAGGAGTCACGAGGGGCACGTGACCTATTGCTTCGCAACGGGTTTGAGGTCCTAAGCAAGCGATGATGACGTCGTAGTGCTCACGACCGCCACTCAGGTTGCTGTTGATCCCGGAAACCGGGTTCAACGGCAACCTGAAACGGCCACAACGCCGACAGCCCCCATCTTCGAGACGAAGGTGGGAGCTGTCGGTGGTTTCGAGGTCGGCTCAGCGAGCCGGGCGGGTCACCAGCTGGACTTTTGCACGCCCGGCAGTTCGCCGGCGTGGGCCATGTCGCGCAGGCACACGCGGCACAGGCCGAACTTGCGGTACACCGAGTGCGGGCGGCCGCACTTGTTGCAGCGGGTGTAGCCGCGCACGGCGAACTTCGGCTTCTTGTTGGCCTTGTTGACCAGAGCCTTCTTTGCCATGTCAGGCCTCCTTGGCGTTGTTGTCTTTGAACGGGAAGCCGAGGTGACGCAGCAGCGCACGGCCTTCGTCGTCATTGGTGGCGGTGGTGACGACAGTGATGTCCATACCGCGCGGACGATCGATCTTGTCGATGTTGATCTCATGGAACATCGACTGCTCGTTCAGGCCGAACGTGTAGTTGCCGTTGCCGTCGAACTGACGGTCCGACAGGCCACGGAAGTCGCGGATACGCGGCAGTGCGATCGACACGAGGCGGTCGAGGAACTCCCACATCCGGTCGCCACGCAGGGTGACGCGGGCGCCGATCGGCATGCCCTCACGCAGCTTGAACTGCGCGATCGACTTGCGGGCGCGACGGATCTCCGGACGCTGACCGGTGATCAGCTCCAGGTCGGCGACGGCACCGTTGATCAGCTTGGCGTCGCGGGCGGCATCGCCCACACCCATGTTGACAACAACCTTGACCACGCCCGGGATCTGCATCACGTTGGCGTAGTCGAATTCTTTGTTGAGCTCGGCCTTGATTTCCTCGCGGTAGCGGGTCTTCAGGCGGGGCGTCACGTTCTCGGTGGTGGTCATGCTCAGATGTCCTTCCCGCTCTTGCGCGAGATCCGGACCTTCTTGCCGGACTCCTCATCGATGCGGTACCCGACGCGGGTGGGGTTGCCGTCGGAGTCCACAACCATCACGTTGGACACGTGGATGGCGGCTTCCTGGGTCACGATGCCGCCGGAGGAGGCACCGCGCTCATTGGCCGACGCGGCGGTGTGCTTCTTGATTCGGTTGACGCCCTCGACGAGGACACGCTGGGTCTTCGGGAAGGCCTGGATGACCTTGCCCTTGGCGCCCTTGTCCTTGCCCGAGATGACGATCACGGTGTCACCCTTGTGCACCTTCATGTCAGATCACCTCCGGTGCCAGCGACACGATCTTCATGAACTTCTTCTCACGCAGCTCACGGCCGACGGGGCCGAAGATGCGGGTACCGCGCGGGTCGCTCTCACCCTTGAGGATGACGGCAGCGTTCTCGTCGAAACGGATGTAGCTGCCGTCCGGGCGGCGACGCTCCTTGACGGTGCGCACGATGACGGCCTTGACGACCTCACCCTTTTTCACGTTGCCACCGGGGATGGCGTCCTTGACAGTGGCGACGATGACGTCACCAATGCCTGCGTAGCGTCGCGACGATCCGCCGAGCACGCGGATGCACAAGATTTCCTTGGCACCGGTGTTGTCGGCGACGCGCAGACGCGATTCCTGCTGAATCACAGTGCGTAGTCTCCTTGACCTGGAACGTTATGTACGCCGGATTTCCGACCCGACGCACACGGTCTGCTGCCGTCGGACACGCGCCTGCCGCCGGGAATGCCATCAAGATGACCGCCGGAGTGGGTTCGCGAACCGATTCACGACGCACGCAGCGTCGTAGGCAACCCGTCAATCGTACGCGAACACCCAGGTAGATGCCAAACCAACGTAAGAGGCCACTACCAACGCCACCCGGAATCCTGGTCGCCCAGGCGGGTTTGACTGTTGAGGCCGCCCCGTTCTGGACGACGGAGAAAGCCGGGCGACGAAGGCGCCGTCCTGAGGTGCGAGGTACGAGCCTCGAAGGGAGCCCGCGCGAACGACGGAGGAAGAACGGGGGTCAAGGCATCAACAACCAAGGCCCGCCGCATAAGCACGGCATCACCACCGGTCGAGGCTGGTGTAACCATCCTGGAGAGCACGGGCGAACAGGTGCGTCTTGGTGGGCGCTGTGCGACCCACCGCGGTGTACTTGGCGCGGATGCGCGCGAGGTGGGTACTCACCGTGGATGCCGAGATGAACAGCGCCTCGGCCGCCTGCTCCTTGGAATCCGAGGCCAGCCACGTGAGCAGGACCTCGACCTCACGGGCCGACAGGTCGGGTTTGGTCAGCTGACCGAAGACGGAATGAGGGCGATAGTCGGCCAGCCGTGCGAGTCGCGCGTCCTGGACGGCCTCCCGCCCGAGTGGGGCCGGGCGCGCACCCGCAACCTCGCTCCTGACCGCGCGAGCCGAGGTCCTACCGTCAAATCCCATGTCCTAACCCCCTGCGGATCGGCATCAAGTGCTCTGGTGGTCATGATCGGAACAACGTCGAGTTGATGGTCCTCGCATGTGCGGAAGAGACTATGGGACGAAAGACTTGGACGTTAGACCCAGAAATAGGGTCATCGCGATTCGGGACGAAAAACGTCAGGTCAGCGAGCCGTCAAGAGAGAACTCACGCCGAACGCCGCCGTCCGGCGACCGGGACACGATGGTCGCGAGATGTTCGCGGCCCATCGGCAGCACCCGCACCGTCACCTCGTCGGTCGCCTTCGCCCCGGCGATGACATCGATGGCCGACGCGTGGACCCGCGCCAGTTCCTCCTTGATGGTGTCTGCACCGCCCGCCCGGTCATCAAGCAGGGTGACACGCACTCCCCGGTCGCGGGCGGCCCACACCGCATCGGACAGTTCGGGCGAGTCCAGACTCGGCGCGCGGATGCCGTCGCGCAATCTGGCCTGGATGAGGCGGCACCGCCGGACGTCGGCGATACTGAACTCCTCACCGACGGCGATCCGTTCCAGCATCTCGCGGGCATCGCTGTCGAGTCGCCCGAGTTGGGCATCCCTCTCCCGCAGTGCAGCGGCCTGCGCGGCGCCGGCCGCCGCCTCCTGGGTGATCTGGGTGCGCAGCGCCATCGCCGCCGACACCGCCGGACGGGCCACGATCGCGCACAATCCGACGATCGACAGCGAGGGCGCCAGGTTGAAGTGCAGGAGCAGCTGGGGCACCGGATCGATACCCAGCGCGATACCCACCACACACCCCATCGCGACGTACAACGCCATCGCGGCCAGCGTCACGAGCATCGCGCCACGCAGCATCAGCAGCACAGCGCTGAGCGCCCCGACCCCCGCGATGGTGAGCGCGCCCGCGCAGGCCACTCCGTCGTAGGCGATGAGAATCGCGGGGAATGCCGGCATCGACAACACCGCCGAGAGCACCGCACTCCGGGTGTCGACCGGGTCGCCGGACGCACGCGCGGCCACCGTGACCCCCGCAGTGGCCAGCACCAGCCCCAGCAGGTAGACCGGCCAGTTGACCGGTGTCGGGTCGACGACGGCCAGCGCGGCGCACGACAGCACGAAGACCGCGACCTGCAGCCGGAACGGGAACGTAGGTAGCCCCATCGCGTCGGTCAGACCGTCCCGGCGCGGGTCGAGCAGATAGCGCTGGCGCAGCATCGAGGTCATGAGCCACTCCACCCCACCTGCACCGTGGTGCCCCGGTCGATGACACTGGCCAGCCTGCCCCAGCCGCCGTCGATCAGGGACATCCGGCGACGAATGCTGACCGCGATGCCCAGGCGTTCGGGAGGGACCGCCGCCGGGTCGAAACCCCGTCCGTCGTCGGAAACGGTGACGCGCACGAATCGCGGCTTCATCTCGATGAGCACTGCGATGTTCGCGTCGTCCCCGGCGTGCCGCAGGCTGTTGCGGACCGCCTCACCTGCGGCTTCGCTGAGAGCGTGCACCACCGGCGACGGGTAGGACACCGGTTCGGGACCACTGTCGGATCCGCCGTCCGCATCGGGTTCGCGGCCCAGGTCGAACCGGGCCTCGACACGTACCTCCACCCGGTCGCTGAGATCGGATACCGCGTTGCGCAGCCGGGCCAGCGATTCGGTGTCACCGATGGTCGCCCCGTCGAGGCCACCGGAGGCGAGCCGGTCGAGCTCGCTGAGCGCCGAGCGGGCCTGCGCGATCGTGGTCGGGCTCTGCGCACCGGGTTCGGCCGCGATGAGCGTGGCGATGACCCTGTCGTGGACGAGCGCGTCGAAACGGGCCCGCTCGCGATTACCGGCCTCCAGCCGCGCCTCCTCGACGGCCTCCTCGATGGCCATCGAGCGCGCGTCATCGTATTCACGCACTGTGTTCAGTGTCTTGCGAGCCAGGGTCAGCAGCAGCGCGGTGAACAGCAGCGGCCACATCGCCGTCGCGATCAGGTCCCGGCTCAGGCCGTCGACCGAGGAGATCGCACTCATCCACACATAGCCGATGACGCTCAGCAGCAGTACCAACAGCGCCACCGCGAACGGCTGCATGATCACCGCCGCGAACGCGGCCAGGCCGATGAGGCTGGTCAGCCAGTTGACGCGCACGTCGTCGATCGGCACACCGTCCCAGGCCACCGCCCACAGCGCGATGGCGATGAAGTATCCGCCCACGTAGATGCGGGTGGAGATATCCAGCATGCGCGCGTTGCGATGGGCCGCGGCCAGCACCACGCCCACCGTCGGGATTACCACCAGCGCGACCGCGACCGGGTCGAACCACGCGGCCGCGTGCTCGGTCGGCATCGACCGGACGCCCATCGCCAGGCTCACCACGACACCGCTGAGCAGCAGGTACCCGCCGAATACCTGCAGCCGCACGGTCTGGGACGCGACGATCCGTTTCCGGTCGGTGCGCGGGCGCATCAGGATCTCGCCGGCCCGGTCCCGCCACGCCGCCAGCTGCGAACCCACTCCCATCAATGATCGTGCGCGGCCGACCCGGCCGATCGATCGGCACCACGCTCGGGCACGGGCAGCCAGCCGTCTTCCACCGCACGTTTGAACAGATCGACCTTGGTCCGGGTGGGCCGTCCGGCGTCGGCGTACTTCTGCCTGATCCGTTTCAGATATTCGTTGACCGTGTCGGCGGTGACACCGAGCGATCGGCCCACGGTCGCCGAGGTCTCCCCCGAGGCGTAGAGCGCCAGCACGCGCTGCAATTGCGGACTCAGGTCGACGGCGGCCAGTTCGGGATCGCCGTCGATGGCCGCCGCCCATTCGGTGGTCAGCACCTCGTTGCCCTGCGCCGCCGCCCGGATCGCACCGATGATCTCGGCCTCGGCCGCCGACTTGAGAACCACACCGAGCACACCCGCCTTGGCCGCCGACCGCAGCAGCGCCGGGTGCTCGCCGGAGGTGTACACCACGGTCCCGATACCGGCCTCGGTCAAGCGGATCACGTTCTCCCGGGGCGTGGACGCGTCGCCGAGCCGAAGATCGAGGATGACGATGTCGAGACCTTCGCTGAGCTGTCCCGCCTGACCGAGAAGCTCGTCGACGGTGCTCCCCGCGCATACCATTTCCAGATCCGGCTCCGCCTCCAGCAGCCGCTCGATTCCCCAGATCGGCGATCGGTGGTCATCGACCATTCCGACCCGTAGTACTCGGTCGCCCGATAGCCCCGTCATGGTCGATGAGTTTAGTGCCCCCCGAAAGCACAGACGCCGGACGCCACGGCATCGACCGCGGGCAACATCGTCACATAAGATGAACATGTTCTAGTTTTGTGTCGAATACCGTACAGGAGCTGCCCCGATGCCCGCCGATCCGACACCGCCCACCCATCAGATCCTCGACCG contains:
- a CDS encoding sensor histidine kinase; this translates as MGSQLAAWRDRAGEILMRPRTDRKRIVASQTVRLQVFGGYLLLSGVVVSLAMGVRSMPTEHAAAWFDPVAVALVVIPTVGVVLAAAHRNARMLDISTRIYVGGYFIAIALWAVAWDGVPIDDVRVNWLTSLIGLAAFAAVIMQPFAVALLVLLLSVIGYVWMSAISSVDGLSRDLIATAMWPLLFTALLLTLARKTLNTVREYDDARSMAIEEAVEEARLEAGNRERARFDALVHDRVIATLIAAEPGAQSPTTIAQARSALSELDRLASGGLDGATIGDTESLARLRNAVSDLSDRVEVRVEARFDLGREPDADGGSDSGPEPVSYPSPVVHALSEAAGEAVRNSLRHAGDDANIAVLIEMKPRFVRVTVSDDGRGFDPAAVPPERLGIAVSIRRRMSLIDGGWGRLASVIDRGTTVQVGWSGS
- a CDS encoding FitA-like ribbon-helix-helix domain-containing protein, with protein sequence MSTLQIRNLPDELHALLSERSARLDMSMSEYVTRLLRDDLSRPLFDDWADAIRGDGPRRPIDTVGALDAVREEYDAADAQT
- a CDS encoding MFS transporter, whose amino-acid sequence is MTTATPAPPITSRAQATNLALATLAFTVSFWAWNLVGPLAITYAADLGLSAGQKSVLVAIPILVGSLGRIITGALTDRYGGRTMFPALLIATVPFVLLIAVAGELDSYWLLLVAGFFLGVGGTTFAVGIPFVNAWYDPSRRGFATGVFGAGMGGTALSAFFTPRFVDWFGYFTTHVIIAVVLVVVAVICRAFMRDSPRWAPNHDPVLPKLVGAAKLPITWEMGFLYAAAFGGFVAFSTYLPTYLNDVYSIDTQGAGTRTAGFAIAAVIARPAGGVLADRYGPRLITFISCAGAAVLAIWMLTKPPLEIPAGIDFVLMALFMGLGSGSVFTWVAQVAPPERVGSVTGIVGAAGGLGGFFPPMVMGATYDADAHSYTLGLALLSAFAVAAALTTAFVIRKQDRT
- a CDS encoding type II toxin-antitoxin system VapC family toxin — protein: MRRVVDASALIDSLLPSDRQDAALAAMSGRELWAPAVIDMEVSSAIWRLERTAQISSGEAERAVAALWTVPLRRAQNGQISRAAWRLRKSLRVSDAFYVATAQLLHAELITADARLSRAPSLVIPIVVLPH
- a CDS encoding LuxR C-terminal-related transcriptional regulator, encoding MGFDGRTSARAVRSEVAGARPAPLGREAVQDARLARLADYRPHSVFGQLTKPDLSAREVEVLLTWLASDSKEQAAEALFISASTVSTHLARIRAKYTAVGRTAPTKTHLFARALQDGYTSLDRW
- the rplX gene encoding 50S ribosomal protein L24 — encoded protein: MKVHKGDTVIVISGKDKGAKGKVIQAFPKTQRVLVEGVNRIKKHTAASANERGASSGGIVTQEAAIHVSNVMVVDSDGNPTRVGYRIDEESGKKVRISRKSGKDI
- a CDS encoding response regulator transcription factor, yielding MTGLSGDRVLRVGMVDDHRSPIWGIERLLEAEPDLEMVCAGSTVDELLGQAGQLSEGLDIVILDLRLGDASTPRENVIRLTEAGIGTVVYTSGEHPALLRSAAKAGVLGVVLKSAAEAEIIGAIRAAAQGNEVLTTEWAAAIDGDPELAAVDLSPQLQRVLALYASGETSATVGRSLGVTADTVNEYLKRIRQKYADAGRPTRTKVDLFKRAVEDGWLPVPERGADRSAGSAAHDH
- a CDS encoding PIN domain-containing protein, which gives rise to MPSRRCGRCRYAALRAFRFPDSRRLRKSLRTSDAFYMATAQLLDAELITADARLSRAPSLGVAIVLLPR
- a CDS encoding type II toxin-antitoxin system VapC family toxin gives rise to the protein MIVIADTSALFAHFDADQDEHVRAQEVMAAERMVISPFVLAELDHLVHRDVGYRAAVLAVESLTDRIADGDYVLAAVSNDDLTAAARVRQRYADLRLDLADAVGVVIADNFGTNRIFTLDQRDFRAIVPLTSGFDSFTILPADRI
- a CDS encoding DDE-type integrase/transposase/recombinase, which gives rise to MRQLHDPARRQNLTPEPPRFEWTPEIAGRRVLLGGCQHVQDASVVYKHSRRVLGWSLADHMRTELVEAAVDAAVFTRGGSVAGTILHSDRGSQYTGYDMAAVCGKHRLRRSMGATGICWDKAGAESLWSTVKHEYYKRHAFTTYANLTAGLDKYIRFYNHGRRHAALGMISPIDFEIRSLASQQSS
- a CDS encoding type Z 30S ribosomal protein S14, with the translated sequence MAKKALVNKANKKPKFAVRGYTRCNKCGRPHSVYRKFGLCRVCLRDMAHAGELPGVQKSSW
- a CDS encoding ribbon-helix-helix domain-containing protein, producing the protein MHKTTVYLPEELDQRLEAEAKAEGVSKAELIRRGVTKLLDESRRPRQAKPFPVFRSGRSRTVDELREDLVGQIAERAARR
- the rplN gene encoding 50S ribosomal protein L14; this encodes MIQQESRLRVADNTGAKEILCIRVLGGSSRRYAGIGDVIVATVKDAIPGGNVKKGEVVKAVIVRTVKERRRPDGSYIRFDENAAVILKGESDPRGTRIFGPVGRELREKKFMKIVSLAPEVI
- the rplE gene encoding 50S ribosomal protein L5 — protein: MTTTENVTPRLKTRYREEIKAELNKEFDYANVMQIPGVVKVVVNMGVGDAARDAKLINGAVADLELITGQRPEIRRARKSIAQFKLREGMPIGARVTLRGDRMWEFLDRLVSIALPRIRDFRGLSDRQFDGNGNYTFGLNEQSMFHEINIDKIDRPRGMDITVVTTATNDDEGRALLRHLGFPFKDNNAKEA